The Muribaculum intestinale genome includes the window GTCGTTGTCATCGTTTACGCTCAGGAACCCTACGAGAGGACCGGTCTTGTCGGTTACGTTGATGGTCTTCATGCCTTTTCCTCCACGGTTGTGGGGTGTGTAGGCATCAAGGGCGGTACGCTTGCCATATCCGTTTTCGGAGATTACCATTACCGTGTTGGTGCTGTCGGGCTCCATGGTAATCATGCCGATTACCTCGTTGGTGCCTTCGACTTTCATGCCGCGCACGCCGGTGGAAACTCGACCCATTGCACGGAGCGATGATGTGGCGAAGCGTATGGCCTTGCCTTCCTTGGCGGCGAGTAATATTGTCGAATCATTGTCGGTGAGTTCTACGCCGATAAGGCTGTCGTCCTCACGGATAATGATGGCTTTCTTGCCTTTCGACATTACGCGTGCATATTCTGTAAGCGAAGTTTTCTTCACTACGCCCTTGCGGGTTGCGAATACAAGGAAGTGTGAACCGGTGAATTCGGGGTCGTCAAGTTGCTTGCATGCGATGTATGCGCGCACTTTGTCGCCGGGTTCGATGTCGAGCAGGTTCTGAAGAGCACGTCCCTTGCTGTTCTTTGCGCCTTCGGGCAGCTCGTAGACTTTCATTTTGTATACGAGGCCGCGGTCGGTGAAGAAGAGCATGGTGTTGTGCATGGACGCAGGGTAGATGTGCTCGATGAAATCCTCGTCGCGGGTGTTGGAACCACGAGAGCCTACGCCGCCACGGGCCTGGGCGCGGAATTCGCTAAGCGGTGTGCGCTTGATATATCCGAGATGAGATATGGTGATTATCATATCGTCGTCGGCATAGAAGTCTTCGGCGTTGAAGTCGCCTGCGGTGTAGTCGATGTCGGTCTTGCGTGCGTCGCCATATTTGTCGCGGATTTCAAGCAGCTCGCTCTTGATTAGCTCGCGGCATTCGTGCTCGTCGCTTAGTATGAGGTTGAGATGCTCGATAAGACGTTCGAGGTCGGCATATTGCTGGCGCAGTTTGTCCTGTTCCAGTTTGGCGAGACTGCGGAGTTTCATCTCGACAATGGCGAGGGTCTGAGGCTCTGTAAGGTCGAAATGTGCTGAAAGTTGTGCGCGTGCATCCTCTACAGAGTCGGCGTTCTTGATAATTTGTATTACCTCGTCGATATTTTGCTCGGCTATAATAAGGCCTTGCAGTATGTGGGCGCGCTCTTCGGCTTTGCGGAGCTCGAAGCGTGTGCGGCGGGTGACTACTTCGTGGCGATGGTCGATGAATGCCTGGAGCAGTTCTTTCAGGTTGAGAGTGCGCGGACGTCCGTTTACAATTGCGACATTGTTGACCGAGAACGACGACTGCATCTGGGTGAGCTTGTACAGTTTGTTGAGTACAACGTTGGCGTTGGCGTCACTTTTAAGGCGTATCACGATACGCATGCCCTTGTAGTCGCTCTCGTCGTTGAGGTCGGCTATGCCGTCAATTTTTTTCTCGTTGACAAGGTCAGCGATATATTTGATGAGTTCGGCCTTATTTACGTTGTATGGTATCTCGGTTACGATTATGTCCTCGTGGTTGGAGTGAGCTTCGATTTCGGCTTTTGCGCGTATTACTATACGTCCGCGGCCTGTCTCAAACGCTTCCTTTACGCCATTGTATCCGTATATGGTGCCGCCGGTGGGGAAGTCGGGGGCTTTGATGTATTTCATCAATTCCGATATTGTGAGTTCGGGATTGTCAATGAGAGCTACGGTGGCGTTGATTGATTCGGTAAGGTTGTGGGGAGGCATGTTTGTAGCCATACCTACGGCAATACCCGATGTGCCGTTGACAAGGAGGTTCGGTATGCGGGTGGGGAGCACTACCGGCTCCTGGCGCGAGTTGTCGTAGTTTGGCTGGAAATCAACAGTGTCGGAGTCGATATCAGACAGCATCTCTTCTCCTATATGCTCAAGGCGTACCTCGGTGTAACGCATTGCGGCGGGGCCGTCGCCGTCGACAGAGCCGAAGTTACCGTGGCCGTCGACAAGGGTATAGCGTAATGCCCACGGCTGCGCCATGCGCACTACGGTGCCGTAAATGGATGAGTCGCCATGCGGGTGGTATTTACCCATGACCTCTCCTACACAGTTGGCTGATTTCTTATGGGGATGGTCGGATGTGTTGCCCATCTCGTTCATGCCGAACAACACGCGCCGTTGTACAGGTTTGAGTCCGTCGCGGACATCGGGAAGCGCGCGTGATACGATTACCGACATCGAATAGTCGATGTAGGCCGACTTCATTTCATTCTCGATATCGATTTTAAGAA containing:
- the gyrA gene encoding DNA gyrase subunit A codes for the protein MLEEDRILKIDIENEMKSAYIDYSMSVIVSRALPDVRDGLKPVQRRVLFGMNEMGNTSDHPHKKSANCVGEVMGKYHPHGDSSIYGTVVRMAQPWALRYTLVDGHGNFGSVDGDGPAAMRYTEVRLEHIGEEMLSDIDSDTVDFQPNYDNSRQEPVVLPTRIPNLLVNGTSGIAVGMATNMPPHNLTESINATVALIDNPELTISELMKYIKAPDFPTGGTIYGYNGVKEAFETGRGRIVIRAKAEIEAHSNHEDIIVTEIPYNVNKAELIKYIADLVNEKKIDGIADLNDESDYKGMRIVIRLKSDANANVVLNKLYKLTQMQSSFSVNNVAIVNGRPRTLNLKELLQAFIDHRHEVVTRRTRFELRKAEERAHILQGLIIAEQNIDEVIQIIKNADSVEDARAQLSAHFDLTEPQTLAIVEMKLRSLAKLEQDKLRQQYADLERLIEHLNLILSDEHECRELIKSELLEIRDKYGDARKTDIDYTAGDFNAEDFYADDDMIITISHLGYIKRTPLSEFRAQARGGVGSRGSNTRDEDFIEHIYPASMHNTMLFFTDRGLVYKMKVYELPEGAKNSKGRALQNLLDIEPGDKVRAYIACKQLDDPEFTGSHFLVFATRKGVVKKTSLTEYARVMSKGKKAIIIREDDSLIGVELTDNDSTILLAAKEGKAIRFATSSLRAMGRVSTGVRGMKVEGTNEVIGMITMEPDSTNTVMVISENGYGKRTALDAYTPHNRGGKGMKTINVTDKTGPLVGFLSVNDDNDLIIINQSGITIRIHMSDLRVMGRATQGVRLINLEKRNDTIASVCCVDSDPEETVDNDILVAEAEQEEIEFSPETEEPDDDINLDDTEDTDSDE